tttgtgtaaaccttgcatattatgaaagAAAAGGCATTACAATAACTCCATAAAGTGTTATAATgaataaaaaaatataaataacagtaggaaaacatgatgcaaaatgaatGTATCAGACTGCTCCTTCCCTTTTTTTGtccctttttttgtttttcattGCATCTTAGGGTTTTGTTGTTCAAGGTAGGAAGATCAAGAACTCGGGATTAGAGTGGCATAAGATAGGTGTATATAGATCTCTTTTTTGTGTGATAGTGTTTAGATCCACCGCAATTCTAAGATCACAATAACATAGAGAGCAGGTGAATGTTTTATTGTCGGGGGGATGTCTGAAACCTATTGTAAGTCCACACTCGACTAGCAACTAGCTCATTGTAGTTGTAGttccctagttgcaagtccaccgcTGACTAGCAACTAGGAGTTTTGTAGTTGTAGTTTCCCTAGTTGTAAGTCAACCATCGACTCACATCTCGCCTTATTGTAGTTGTAGTTACCCTAGTTGTAAGTGCACCCTCGATTCACAACTAGGGGCTTTTGTTGTTGTAAGTGCCCCAGTTGCAACTGCACGTCTACTCGCAACTGGGTTTGTAATAGTGTAGTTGTAGGTGCCCTAGTTGTGCATTTAAATAGTGGTAACTACTAACTCGCCTGCTTTTTTTATGCTTGTTGGCCACATGTTTTACAATTCGTGATTGTTAGGAGTTGTAATAGGTTTAAATTTTATTATCAGCTACCTGCATGTAGAAGTATTTTGCTACCATTTCAGAAGTTGTGAATGTTTGTTTGTTTATTTGTGGATTTAGACGGCATCAACTATACTAGTGTTGTTGTGTATCCAATTCGTTTCATCTGCATTTGTGGTACCTGCGTCACAAATAGGTTATTTTGGTTTAGACTTTGCGTTTGATACACGACTCGTCAAATGGTCGGGTTAATTTACGCAGCAACTGGTCTTAATGTATGTCCCAATTTTTTGCATAACCACTACATATGAACTTACCGGAAGTAGGTAACTCTGGTCATTGTTCACTTTAGATGGAGTCGGAACAGTGGCAATCATGCATTTGAGCCATAGGAGCATGTAGAGTAAACCCCACTGCACAAGTGGCCATAGCCGTACCATTGATGAAGGCAGGTCAAGACGTTAAGTGCGACCAAAAACATGTGAGTCGATCTAACTGATACTTGCTGTTTAGGGTATGAAAACACTGGTAATAAATTTCGCTGTGTTTTTATTCCCATAGTAAAACTTAAAAGCATTTTTTTCTTACAACCCAcctttatttatttttttcaaTTTCTGCAGTTCAGTGGGAGTTATGAGAGAAAGGGAAGAAGGACCATTGGAAAGAATTTTAACATTTCGAAAAATTGAAGGCCACACACATTTTGTAAACTTAATTTTAGCTTTGTAAATATTCCTTCAAAATTATTTTCAGGGGTGGTTACAGACGCCCAGTCACTAGCCGGTCAGAACAATGGCTCATGGCGTCGGTTTATTGACAATCTTAACACTCTAGAATTCGAAGCAGTAGTTGAGTAGATTGTGTTGTTGTTAAGCAAATGGGATGTGGTGTTGCATCATGATTCATGCTTGCCTTTGACGCTCTTGGTTCATATGTCCTTTGAGTGATTAAAGATTATTTTTCTATTGATTCTAGTAGTAGTTGATGTATTATATGGCTGTTCATGTTGTAGTAAAGATTGGAATTTGATCACGCGTTGTGTGCTATGTAGGAATGAAATTGTATGTTAGGAGAGCCATTAGTCAATTATATGTTGAAATAAAGCCGAGTCAATTCTTTCTCAGCCTAGCAAACACTCAAATATTGCAGACCGGGAAGGGGTTTGGAGGGAAAAGGGGATTAGTTGGGATTTGTGAAGGGAAAGGATTCACCAAATCCCCCAAAAGCCCCAGACCCATTGGAGCTTAAAACCTCCTGAACACTAAGCAGACGATAAGAGAAGAGAACTACGGAGATAACAAACAGATCAGTCAATGTATGGTAACTATTGACGTATAAATGTATTGCGTAGTCTCTTCAACAAATCGGTTTTTGATTGCACTGactagagcatgcacttctatAATAACAATTGAGTTGACCCAAAAAAATCATACATATTTTCTTTAGCCCAAACTGCTCTTTCTCATTACAGTTTAGTCATGTAGAGATGAACTTGACACAGTATTTTTCTAGTTCCAAGCAGTGGTGACGTTGCGCCAGTTTCAACGTGCACAATGCATTCTTATTCGAGATGTGGTCAGCGAAAAAGTTCTCGCACGCAATCTTCAACCTCTCGAGACCGAATCGGCAGGCTGCCGCGAGCATGTCTTCAACGGCAAGGACTGGGTTATCTATAGAGGGCAGCTTGTCGGTGTAGATGAAGTGGAGAACAGACCTGAAGACTGCTGCCTTCATGTCGTCGACCCGTACGATGTGATGATTGTCCACCTTGGCCGCCGCCGCTTCAACCACTTGGTATAGGACTGGTGATCGAGCCGCGATTACGAGCCCATGAGCACGGATGTCACACTCCTCAACCAGGAACCTCACATCAGACCTTTGCCCACCAAGCAACAACTGCTCAAGGTGCAAACCGATGTAGGGTGGAGGCACAACGACCGTGACTCCGGCACCATCGGAGATGGTGCTAGAACTAGTGCAAGCAGCCTCCTTGGTGACATTGAGATGGCAGTGTATAGTGAGGGAGTCATCATGTGAGGAGTTGGTTGATTTCATGAGGGTGAACTTTGCATGCCTGAAGTATTCTGCCTCGGTAAAAATTTCTTCTACCATTGTTATTGGCGGCAAGGACATGCCACTAGGGTCATCTATCTTGAAGCCAATTGACGTAGTGACATGGGAAGTTTCAAAACTACTCACCACACAGAGATACACAACAAATTCCGAAGAATTGGATGGGTATAACCACCGTACACATAGCTGCCAATTGTAGCCGCCAACCTGAAAAATGCCAGAACAAATGGTATTTTTGCCAACAGCAAGCAGGCTCCTCTGAACGGCCCTAAAGTAGGGGATCGTAAACTTGTGTGAGCCGTGGACTACCACCTGACCTCCATCATTTCGCTTTCTTTTGTGGGACTGGAGATTGCTGGAGCTTGCCTTTGGAGCCATATCGATCATGTCTACTTTGTCGGTGACCTCGAGTAGGAAAGAGAAGCAACTATTCTTGATTTCGTTATACTCCTCGGTTGCCTTCAGGTCACTATAAACATTTGGATGGGACGCTATGTACTCGATGCATAAATCCTCGAGCTGCCGACAACTGTACCTACCGTGCACCACCATCAGTGTAGGTATGACAGACTTATCATCCATGCCCTCAGCTAGTACCTTCTCGCCCAAGAGCCTTAGCCTTTGTAAGTCATACCTATCGGCGGCTACCAGCAGGTCGCGCACCATGGCCTCGTAGAGCCTTGCCGCGTGCTTATCTTCGCTTGTTAGTATCATGCGGTCGTTGTTTGGTTTGATGGGAAGCTCATCGGTGTAGATGAAGCGGAGCATGGCCCTGAAAGTGGAGGCGCTCATGTCGTCGTCGTCGACCCTGATTATGATACTCTCATTCATGTGCCATCGAAACTCCGCCGCGAAAACCGGCGACCGCACGGCAAGGACAAGCTTATGCGCCCGGATCTTGGTCTGCCCCACGATGAACGTCACGTCTGGCCTCATGGCGTGCTTCACGGAATCTGATTTAGACATCGACGCAAAAAGAAGCATGAGGAGATCTCCGGAGATGGTTGGCGGCGGCACGACCGAGATGAAGCAGCTCCTGGTATTTGGGAGGGTGACGTCCAGCCGGAGGACATGGACGACGCAGAGGATGGTGAGGCGGTCATCTACCACGTACCGCTCCTCTTGGCAATGGAAAAACGGCTTGGGGACCGACAGCTTCCAACTACTCCTTTCACTTGTTGTTGCCGGGAAGGTGTTGGTGTCCGGGCTTCGCCATACCGCGGCAGGCCACCGGTGAAGCGGGTCTTCGATCCTCAAGCTGGCCATGGCGGTGGCGGCGTACTTGCCGCTGACCAGCTCCAGGGAGATGGACGCCAGTCCTTGTTTCCTGAAGCGACAACTGAAGTGCCCAGGTGCATCCTCCGGCCTCGAAGTCGCCGGACCTGACGACGGAGGTGTTTCTGGCGCTCACGCCGGCGAGAGCCTTCCGCTCGCTGTAGCCGACCATATGAAACTGGTGCTTGCCTCGGACTAACGTCGACCTGTGCGTGGACGCCGTCTTGTTCAAAGGCGTGGACGCCATGGCCGGCTCCCGGCTGCTGCTGCTTGCAGATCAATTGCTTGCTTGCTCGGTCGATCACGTACACGGACGAGCCATCGGGCCTTTATATCGATTTCTTCCTTGTTTGTCGTATTGATTTTGATCCCGATCGCCTCTTGTCTGGATCCGATATATGCTAGGACCCAAAAAAATTGGATCCAAGATGAAGTGTATGTTTGATGGCCACTGCTaggcgccggcgcaccggcccaACTTTCGGCCGGTCGCCTAGCCGTTGGATTCAGGCAAAAGTAGCCGCACGATTTCCTGTCCTTCCGCACATCATGCCTCCTTCTACAACGAGTCAGCGCGCTCAGCcagccgcccccgcccccgcggCCTTGCTGCACAAAGCTCGCGCACCCcgcggccgccgccgtcgccatggGTTGCAGGTCGCCACCTCTCTCCGCAGCTCGCCGTTGCCGTTGTCGCACACCCTCCACATCTCGTAGTCGATCCAGCAGCACCCTCCTGCTGCATGCAGCTCCCGTCGATGGCCGGATGCAGCTCGGACATCAAAAACTCATGCCGCCCATCGTAGCGCGGCGTCGCCGTCTCTGCTGGACTCATTGTCGACGTGCATCGTACCTAAAGAAATCTGGTGGTCGGTTAAAGCAAAATCAAAAAACGCTTCCAGCAAAACCAAACTTAGGTTCCAGCAAAAATGACAAGAGCGTTTGAGAACTCTGCAGCCAATGAAGCAAAAATTTATCTCGGTTCCAGCAAAACAATACATCAGTTCCAGCAAAAAAAGAAAACTGTTCAGCAAAAAACAGCCACCCCTCTTGCAGCTCCCCCAGTCGCCGGTTGTAGCTCCAGCGTACACGGTTGCAACTTCCGGCGTTCGAACGGCGTTGGCCGCAACCCTCCTTGCCACTAGATGCAGCTTCCTCCGGCGTGGTGTCGACCTTGCAGCATATCCACCAATTGGTTCCAGCAAAAACGGGcccggttccagcaaaaatccAAATGTTCATTAGAAATCGAATGGGGATGGTAGAAAAAAGAGAAAGGGGTTGTAGCAAAACAAATGGATGGATCCAGCAAAACAAAAACCTGGTTCCAGCACAGATTCGTTGCCCCCGTGGCCAATTGCAGCTTGGCCATGCGACTAACGAACCCTGGTTGCGATGGCCATGGAGAGGGCGCACATCTAGTTCCGGCATACAAGACGACGAGCACTGCACCTCTGCTCGCTGATCGTCGTACGACGCGCACCTCTGCATCTtcgtgtgtgctcctccgtgaTCGCCAGCTCGCCACGCACCTATTCCGCGGCCGGCGAGCTGTTTATTTGGAGGTAGGCCATGGGAGAGAGAGTACGCAGGGGAGGAATTGCTGTGGGGGTTGAGGACACATGCGACGGGATGAGAGAAGAAAGGATAAGGCAGAGGAGCTGATGGGTGAGTGGATAAAAAAGCGATGGAGGTCAGTGGATAAGGACGAACGCAGGCCACACGATTTGTTACAAAACTGAACGAACCGCATGTGACCGGCTGAGTGTTCCGCCGGTCAGCCGGCCGCAAACGTTTCCCATGTTTGATGCAGGAACGGCACATATATAGGGCCCAAGGGATGAGTTAGTTAAGATTAGACGGGATCCCCCATCGTTAGCTAGTATCCCCTCACAAAGAAATAACTATACATGTGAGTTTTCCTATTAGTTATCTCAATCTACTCTACTCAGGTTACAACAACACACCCCGTCGACGACAAGGTACCTAGGgcgacttcgtaaatttcaagataatATGCTGGATCAGTCTTCCATAGATGCTCATAGAGGTAGGGtatgcgtgtgtgcgttcataggggtgagtgtatgcgcgtgtatatgagcgcttacGTCAATACTATGTTCAGAAAAAAAAACTCTCCTGAACCTATTCTAAAAAAAACTCTCCTGAACCCGCCTTAAAAAAAACTCTCCAATAAATATATCGGTTCATTTTCTTTTCATGTATTCAAGACAATTTTGATTGGCAGTAGAACTATTTGCTAGTGTGTTTTTTTGTTGTAAAACTATTTGTAGAGCTtagttcaaaaaatttctacaTTTGGCCCCGGTCGGTCGTGGTGGACCAAATGTGTCGGCCAGGTTGGGTGCATTGTCAACACATCTAGAAAAAGGGCTGGACGTCGTCCCCTTAGTCTGATCTAAAGGACAAAATTCGGACAAAATTGATGTCCGTGTTGGAGTTGGAGTTGGCTTTAGAGTGTCCGTTTAGCAACTCCAACGCGCGCGTGTCCGTTTGGGTCAAAATAGACACAAAAGTCGGCCCAACACGCTGACCTAAATGGACGCGCGCCCGCTTTTCGTCCGCCGGGTGACCCATCCCTGACTCAAATTTGGGCCTCATTTGAGTCGACGCAGACACGAGGCGGACGTGTGGATGCCCGCCTACTCCTCCCCTGGCCCGCTAGTCGGTGGCACAACTAACCCCATTTTCCCCCTCTTTCCCAAAAAACTCTCGCCCGCTCACGCTCTCTGCCACTCGCCATGGACGACGAGCCGATCCTCGACGCAGCCGGCGTTGCctctgaaaggatcgagatggacctagaggggggtgaataggtacaattacaaattttaattattacttagcaattttaggcaataatgcggaatatgaaagtgagcctaacaattgcaagtatgatgctaagggctaagcaagataaacaagtaACACAAATAAGTGAGAaagcaagcacaatatgatataagtaagtgctaagagacaagtaaccacaagtagagagttagggttaggaataaaccacaactccgggagacgaggatgtatgccgatgttcacttcctcaGAGGGAAGCTAtgtcaccgttagagaggtggatgttaccacaaaggcacaccaacgccacggaggctcaccctattctccctttgagacaacaccgcgaaggcatttctcaaccactagtggtagaccttggggtggtctccaaaccctcacaaacttttctCGGGATAATCACAATggtcgattcctctccgaaagactcctacctcctaggagtctccaacctccaagagtaacaagaacgatggggaaaagctcgggacttgctcaaatcacgaattcctttggtgcaaagaagaggaaggagtggatctatcacttggtcggacaacttctctcaaatgctctcaaatcccttagggatctaa
The Aegilops tauschii subsp. strangulata cultivar AL8/78 chromosome 3, Aet v6.0, whole genome shotgun sequence genome window above contains:
- the LOC109757311 gene encoding BTB/POZ and MATH domain-containing protein 2; the protein is MASLRIEDPLHRWPAAVWRSPDTNTFPATTSERSSWKLSVPKPFFHCQEERYVVDDRLTILCVVHVLRLDVTLPNTRSCFISVVPPPTISGDLLMLLFASMSKSDSVKHAMRPDVTFIVGQTKIRAHKLVLAVRSPVFAAEFRWHMNESIIIRVDDDDMSASTFRAMLRFIYTDELPIKPNNDRMILTSEDKHAARLYEAMVRDLLVAADRYDLQRLRLLGEKVLAEGMDDKSVIPTLMVVHGRYSCRQLEDLCIEYIASHPNVYSDLKATEEYNEIKNSCFSFLLEVTDKVDMIDMAPKASSSNLQSHKRKRNDGGQVVVHGSHKFTIPYFRAVQRSLLAVGKNTICSGIFQVGGYNWQLCVRWLYPSNSSEFVVYLCVVSSFETSHVTTSIGFKIDDPSGMSLPPITMVEEIFTEAEYFRHAKFTLMKSTNSSHDDSLTIHCHLNVTKEAACTSSSTISDGAGVTVVVPPPYIGLHLEQLLLGGQRSDVRFLVEECDIRAHGLVIAARSPVLYQVVEAAAAKVDNHHIVRVDDMKAAVFRSVLHFIYTDKLPSIDNPVLAVEDMLAAACRFGLERLKIACENFFADHISNKNALCTLKLAQRHHCLELEKYCVKFIST